The segment GCACGGTGTGCTGGagcagtgggaagggaaggCGGTGCGGGGCTAGGGTGAGTTCGTTCCGTGCCACGGCCAACAGCAATCTCTTCCCCACACCAGGTAGATGTCAGCGCCCTTCTGCTCCGCTTTATGCCGTAGGCACAGCTGCTGCGCAGCAGCTCTTGGGCTGGGCTCTTTGGAAAGCCAGGgctccccttctcctccagaGTCCTGGCATGTCGCTAATCTGGGCACAAAGGTATCTTAGAGGAACAGAGTGGTGAGCCCCAAAAGCCAAGGAGTAATTGtggtctctctctctctttttctcccttgtccCCCAAGGAACTGGCCAAGTACTTTTTGGCAGAACTGCTCTCAGAGCCAAGCCAGACAGAAAATGAAGCCCTGGAGTCTGAGGACTTGTCCCGAGGGGCTGAGCAGGATGAAGTGAGACTGGAGCTGGAGCGCTCGGCTAACTCAAACCCCGCTCTGGCGCCCCGGGAACGCAAAGCGGGCTGCAAGAACTTCTTCTGGAAAACTTTCACATCTTGTTAGCTTTTGAAACCCATCTCTCCTCCCTGTCCATCCCTGCCTTCTTCCTAGCCCCCCGCCCTGAGCAGAACCTTCACCACAAGAGGCGAAGACTGTAAATACACAATCCACGATTATggtaaaattaaacaaacaaggaaaaattgAGTTTGATTTCcaattgttttaataaaactttctgTTCCAATTGTACACAATTTGCTTGAGTTGTGATTTCTGACTAGTTCTTTAATGACATGCACTCTGCGACTCTTTCAGATGtactatttttaattctttgttgcAATAAAGTTTGTTTCAAACAGTGATGCTAAGACTTGGTGGTCAATGGGAAAACCTAAGTCACCTCTCTGGCTGCTTCTTTTTGAAATGCAACTCAtctcagggcagcagcagcaaacagcatgCGCGtgcacacatatgcacacaca is part of the Falco naumanni isolate bFalNau1 chromosome 13, bFalNau1.pat, whole genome shotgun sequence genome and harbors:
- the SST gene encoding somatostatin, with the translated sequence MLSCRLQCALALLSIALALGTVSAAPSDPRLRQFLQKSLAAAAGKQELAKYFLAELLSEPSQTENEALESEDLSRGAEQDEVRLELERSANSNPALAPRERKAGCKNFFWKTFTSC